From a single Nostoc sp. MS1 genomic region:
- a CDS encoding ABC transporter ATP-binding protein: MAIASPPERVLKRRRHSVHPLQRLFDYGHQYRQQMWLATGCSILNKIFDLAPPALIGIAVDVVVKQQDSIIAQLGVKDILGQFLIVSLLTVITWILESFFEYRYKLFWRNLAQNIQHNLRLDAYKHLQELELAYFEERSTGGLMSILSDDVNQLERFLDVGANDIIQVITTIVVVGGAFFVLAPGIAWMAILPMPFILWGSVAFQKSLAPRYADVREKVGLLNGRLSNNLSGITTIKSFTAEEYEVGRLEIDSSAYRQSNTKAIALSAAFIPLIRMLILVGFTSLLVFGGLQTVAGKMSVGAYSSLVFLVQLLLWPLTRLGDTFDLYQRAMASINRVMELLDTPITAHTGNIALPVEEVRGEVEFKNVTFAYKDRLPVLKHLSLTIPAGNTIAIVGSTGSGKSTLVKLLLRLYDVQAGKITLDGINIEDLRLRDLRRSIGLVSQDVFLFHGTVAENVAYGTFDATQEEIVTAAKIAEAHEFITRLPQGYETIVGERGQKLSGGQRQRIAIARAVLKNPPILILDEATSAVDNETEAAIQRSLERITVNRTTIAIAHRLSTIRNANCIYVMEYGQLIESGNHEELLEKNGVYASLWRVQSGLR, from the coding sequence GTGGCTATAGCATCTCCACCTGAACGGGTATTAAAAAGGCGTAGACATTCGGTTCATCCCCTCCAGCGCCTATTTGACTACGGACACCAGTATCGTCAACAGATGTGGTTGGCGACTGGTTGCTCGATTTTAAACAAAATTTTTGATTTGGCTCCACCTGCTTTAATTGGTATTGCGGTGGATGTGGTGGTTAAGCAGCAGGATTCTATCATTGCTCAGTTGGGAGTAAAAGATATCCTTGGGCAATTTTTAATTGTGTCACTGCTCACAGTCATCACTTGGATACTAGAGTCATTTTTTGAGTATCGCTATAAACTGTTCTGGCGCAACTTGGCGCAGAATATCCAGCATAACCTACGTTTGGACGCATATAAACACCTTCAGGAGTTGGAGTTAGCTTATTTTGAGGAACGCAGCACAGGTGGTTTAATGTCCATCCTTAGTGATGATGTTAACCAACTAGAACGTTTTTTGGACGTGGGAGCCAATGATATTATTCAGGTCATCACGACTATTGTAGTCGTTGGTGGCGCATTCTTTGTTCTGGCTCCTGGCATAGCTTGGATGGCGATTTTACCCATGCCTTTTATTCTCTGGGGTTCGGTGGCTTTTCAGAAATCTCTAGCACCGCGTTACGCCGATGTGCGGGAAAAGGTGGGGTTATTGAATGGACGTTTATCTAATAACCTGAGTGGTATCACCACAATTAAAAGCTTTACGGCGGAGGAGTATGAGGTAGGACGTTTAGAAATTGATAGTTCCGCTTATCGTCAAAGTAACACAAAAGCGATCGCACTCTCGGCGGCTTTTATTCCTCTCATTCGGATGCTGATTTTAGTCGGCTTTACTTCCCTACTCGTATTTGGGGGTTTGCAAACCGTCGCGGGGAAAATGTCGGTAGGTGCTTATAGTTCGTTGGTATTTTTAGTGCAGTTGCTACTGTGGCCTTTAACTAGGTTAGGTGATACCTTTGACCTTTATCAACGGGCGATGGCTTCTATTAACCGTGTAATGGAGTTGTTGGATACACCTATCACAGCGCACACGGGAAATATTGCTTTACCTGTGGAAGAGGTACGCGGTGAGGTTGAGTTTAAAAATGTGACTTTTGCTTATAAAGATAGATTACCTGTGCTGAAACATCTATCTTTGACGATACCCGCAGGCAATACAATTGCGATCGTGGGTTCGACTGGTTCGGGTAAAAGCACTTTAGTTAAGCTATTGCTGCGATTGTATGACGTGCAGGCAGGGAAAATTACTTTAGATGGGATCAATATAGAAGATTTAAGATTACGTGACTTACGTCGTAGTATTGGTTTGGTGAGTCAGGATGTCTTCTTATTTCACGGCACGGTGGCTGAGAATGTAGCTTATGGTACATTCGATGCAACGCAAGAGGAAATTGTCACCGCCGCGAAGATAGCTGAGGCGCACGAATTTATTACCCGCCTACCCCAAGGTTATGAAACAATTGTCGGGGAAAGGGGACAAAAGTTATCGGGAGGACAGAGACAAAGAATTGCTATTGCACGCGCGGTTTTGAAAAATCCACCAATTTTGATTTTAGATGAAGCGACCTCGGCGGTAGATAATGAAACAGAAGCAGCTATACAGCGATCGCTAGAACGGATTACAGTAAATAGGACGACAATTGCGATCGCTCATCGTCTTTCCACAATTCGTAATGCCAATTGTATCTATGTCATGGAATACGGACAATTAATCGAGTCAGGAAACCATGAAGAGTTGTTAGAGAAGAATGGAGTTTACGCTAGTCTGTGGCGAGTACAGAGTGGGTTGAGGTGA